The Chiloscyllium plagiosum isolate BGI_BamShark_2017 chromosome 40, ASM401019v2, whole genome shotgun sequence genome has a segment encoding these proteins:
- the LOC122542563 gene encoding G-protein coupled receptor 161-like, with product MSNLHSGIPSGFGSNSSGQPRPLLAETATQAILYLLILIIGLPLNTLVLLLVYKCRALRSITNAFVTSLALADFLITLLGLPVIVIATIAQSWPFGGTFCQISGFLTFSLRNVSILSVAGIAVDRYYVIARPFILTITRDRALKTIVFLWWSGLLCGIPPLFGIGLYKFSPTRYLCDFSWPDGGSSLAYGIYLFIWIYLTSLLIVTISYYLIYQVTRDHMKYKAQRLASSLSPGSGDGSIPSELKSFRLLQASLSRKWASFMSSSSTFNLNASSPSDVAMESKTAKTIVAVITTCLVTWLPYFVLNFHCSSLSDSKPPRMLDFLATWLTFVNCALNPVLYALLNRQFRHCLRENMRLWFRLSAQQASEDAPRLAGTTHNGGIARSQADVGDGSAPFSTRRDLPKPASRVFPVDSSLFRNPLVRPRSASFQQRTVPAQRHNSHAAL from the exons ATGAGCAATCTTCACAGTGGGATCCCATCAGGGTTTGGATCCAACAGCAGTGGACAACCTCGACCATTATTGGCAGAAACCGCCACCCAGGCAATTCTCTATCTACTCATCCTAATCATTGGCCTTCCGTTGAACACCCTGGTCCTGCTGTTGGTCTACAAGTGTCGAGCGTTGAGGAGCATCACCAATGCATTTGTGACCTCCCTGGCCCTGGCTGATTTTCTGATCACTCTTTTAGGCCTGCCTGTCATTGTCATAGCAACCATTGCCCAGAGTTGGCCTTTTGGTGGGACATTTTGCCAAATCTCGGGCTTCCTAACCTTCTCATTGAGGAACGTCTCCATCCTGTCGGTGGCTGGCATTGCAGTGGACAGATATTATGTAATTGCGAGGCCCTTCATCCTCACCATAACCCGGGACAGAGCTCTCAAGACGATTGTCTTCCTGTGGTGGAGTGGGCTGCTCTGTGGAATCCCACCACTCTTTGGCATTGGGCTCTATAAGTTTTCTCCCACCAGGTATTTGTGTGACTTCAGTTGGCCTGATGGAGGATCCAGTCTGGCGTATGGGATCTACCTCTTCATTTGGATCTACCTGACCTCTTTGCTAATAGTCACCATCTCCtattacttaatctaccaggtCACCCGTGACCACATGAAGTATAAAGCCCAGCGTCTCGCCAGCAGCCTGTCCCCTGGGTCAGGAGACGGCTCCATTCCCAGTGAACTGAAGTCTTTCAGGCTGTTGCAGGCAAGTCTTTCAAGGAAGTGGGCGAGCTTCATGTCTTCCAGTTCGACGTTTAATCTGAACGCCAGCAGCCCTTCCGATGTAGCGATGGAGTCCAAGACAGCGAAAACCATAGTTGCTGTGATAACAACCTGCCTGGTTACCTGGCTTCCCTACTTCGTTCTGAACTTTCACTGCAGCTCCCTGTCGGACAGTAAACCTCCCAGAATGCTGGACTTCCTGGCCACTTGGCTGACCTTTGTGAACTGTGCTCTGAATCCCGTCCTCTACGCTCTCCTGAACCGCCAGTTCAGGCACTGTCTCAGGGAGAACATGCGCCTCTGGTTTCGACTCTCCGCTCAACAAGCTTCGGAAGATGCCCCAAGGCTGGCTGGCACCACCCACAACGGGGGCATCGCCAGAAGCCAGGCTGATGTTGGCGATGGCTCAGCCCCTTTCTCCACTCGTCGAG ATTTGCCAAAGCCAGCATCCCGAGTGTTCCCTGTGGATTCCTCACTCTTCAGGAATCCTCTGGTGAGGCCACGATCAGCATCCTTCCAGCAGAGAACAGTTCCTGCTCAGAGGCATAACAGTCATGCAGCACTGTGA